CTAAAGGTGGTATCAAAGCTAAGTGATCAGCTCCAATTGTTAGCCAGAAAACAATCCATAGTAAGCATACTGGAATTAAATTGATGATTAGTTTCATGGGAACCTAACGTGGAGCTTTGCGGCAATTTTGTAGCCGCGAAGCGGTGGAGAAATTGTCCGACAAAAGCGAATTGTTAGGCCCTTTTGCGAATAATATAAACGGCTTCATCACCATACTTAACCTTGCCTATTTCATGTATGGAATCTACAACACCCTGTGCTTCTTCTGGAACCTCCGAACCCCATACAACACCCTCATATTCATATGGATAGGGCGTACCATTTGGATTTGGTGAATGAAGAAATATTCCATTATTTCCGGTGTTTTCACACAAAGTAGCCCATACCTGAATTGGCTCTTCGCGCTGTACACAACGCGCCTCAACCCGAAGAAGTAATTTGTATGTAAGCGAAGCAACCAAGCCCCTTGCTTTATTTGCACGGCACTTCATATCAGGATGTGTATGCCAATATGAAAACCAGCTAGACATATCTAGTCTGTCAATATGCGAGTTACATGAGGCTTCTCGCTCTGCTAGATAACGTGTGATACGTTTTTTGAATCTACGATCCATCTTTTTTTGTAGGCCTAACATTTATATAGTGGTCTCACCGACCAATATGTCGATGAACGTTTTGTCCTTCCGATATTCATCCCGGCGCCCCTTCAATCCTGCATTTAACCTTGCTTTTGGGCTTTTAGCGCTTATTTCACTAGCCGACAAAATGATCATCGAGCCTCATATCTCAGTTTTTCGCCAATGTCCCAACCCATTGAGTTTAGACAAGAAAATGGAGTGTCGCGCTGTTGCTCCAAGATATCGGTCACAAGGGCCGTTTTCCTGGCTTGCCCAATGCAATATTTTTATTAATACTGTTTATGCATACAGCATAAGGAGCAGTCAATGGATGACATTCCGATTCCCCTACCGGCGCAACCTGCGCGCTTTATGGATCGATTCAGGGCGCATATGCGGGCCAAGCGTCTGGCTTACCGCACTGAAAAAACTTATTGCCTCTGGGTGCTTGATTTCATTCGTTTTCACAAGCGTCGTCATCCTGAAACGATGGGAGCGGCAGAAGTTGATGCCTGGTTGAGCTACCTGGCTAACCAACGCCACGTGGCAATTAATACCCAGAAAACGGCCCTCAATGCAGTAGTTTATCTATATCGGCAGTTCCTTGAACGTGACTTGGGTGAGCTGCAGTTCAACAAAACCAACAAGGGCAGGCGCTTGCCTGTGGTGTTTTCCCATGAAGAGGCCATGCAGGTGATTGACGCCATGAACGGTGTCCATCAATTGGTGGCCAGTCTGATGTACGGTTCTGGTCTTCGGGTCATGGAAGCCGTGCGTTTGCGAGTGCAGGATGTCGACTTCTCCGAGCAATGCCTTTTTATTCGTGAGGCCAAGGGCGAAAAGTGGCGCCGTACACTGCTGCCGCATGCTTTGCTGGCACCCTTAAGGGCACAGATCGATATGGCTCTGGCGCTCCATAAACGTGATCTTCTGGATGGCTATGGCGCCGTTTATCTACCAGGCGCTCTCGACAAGAAATACCCAAAGGCTGCGACCAGTTCGCAGTGGCAATATATATTCCCTGCCCCTAATCGGGCGATGGATCCTCGCAGCCAGGTTATGCGCCGGCACCACGTCGGTGAACAACAGGTTCGTCGCGCGATGGCTGCTGCCATGTCCAGATTGGATATTCGTAAAAAAGCCAGTTGCCATACCTTTCGCCACAGCTTCGCCACCAATTTGCTCAAGGCCGGCACTGATATTCGCAGCATTCAAGAGCTGATGGGGCATACCGATGTGAATACGACAATGATTTACACCCATGTTGTCGGGGCGCATGCCCGTGGCGTGGCCAGCCCGCTGGACCGGTCTTGATGTTACAATTGATCGGAGACGCTACCGCCCTACCCTGTTTACGCGAGCATGCCGGTGGTACGCCACATCAACTGATTGTCACTTCAGGAAGGAAGTCAGTTCATCCATAAACGGGGACTGGCATCCGGCCATTAGTATTGACCATAAACCAGGATTGTCGGTTTTTCCAGTTGCGGGGGCGTTTTCTTGCTCGGATTGTTGTGCACTCAGAACGGCGGAAAGCCTGCCATGCGCCAGCAGCCGCTGAGATCCAGGGCCATATGAATGACCAGCCCGAGCCCGATCAGGCGTGTCGGGCGCCAGGTGCACATCAGCAGGTAGATGCCGATGGCGGGCCAGGTGTGCAGGGGATGAAAACCGATGGAGCAGCGGTCGGGAGAGAAGATGGGGGTGGCGAGCAGGTGGTCGAGGTCGACCAGCATGGTGGCCAGCATGATCAGCCAGGCTTTGAGCCAGATGCTGCGGTAACCGAACCAGGCGACCAGTCCGGGTACCAGGGCATGCAGCAGCAGATGTATTGCGGTGGTGAGCATCAGACGGCTTGTTTTGCCCCGGCGGCGAGCCAGCGCTCGAGCAGTGATTGCACGGCTTCGGGGGGCTGGTAACCGTTGGCCAACAGGGCCAGTTGGCCGTTGCGCTCGGCCAGCAGGGTCGGGAAGCCGCTGATACCCAGATCCCCTACCCAGTTGATATCACTGGCCAGGCCGGCCAGGCTGGCTTCCGCGTCGTAGGCTTCGGCAAAGCGCTGTGCCTTGTAGCCTGCCGATTCAGCCAGCGCCACCAGGGTGCTGGTGACGGTGATGTCTTCGGCGCGGGCATAAAAGGCCGATTGCATGGCTTGCACCAGCGGCCAGACCTTTTTGGCATCCAGCCCACGTGCGGTGACCAGTGCGCGGCAAGCAGGGGTGGTGTTATAGCAAAAGTCTGCCGGCAAGGCGTCTATCGAGGTAAAGGGCTGGCCGGAGACGTCGGCGACGGCGATCCAGTGCTCATTGAGCGCGTCGCGGGTGGCAGTATCCAGCGGTTCACGGGCTGACCGCAGGCCACCGGCAACCAGGTGCACAGGCACCTCGCCGGCTTGCACGATCTGCTCGATCACCGGCGCAAAGCCCCAGCACCAGGAACACATCGGGTCCATTACGTAGATCAGGCGCTGGGACATGGGCTTTTCCTCAGTCCGGGTTCTGGTTTGGCGATGCCAATTGCTGCGGCAAGCCAATCGGGTGTGGCTGGTTGCGCTGACGGGCCAACCGAATCTGCCGCTGGCGTTCTTCTGCCCGCTTGCGGGTTTTTTCCGGCAGGCTGTCATAGCAGTGCGGGCAGCTGACGCCTTCCTCGTATTGCTCGGAGGCCTTGTCTGCCGCTGAAATCGGGTGGCGGCAAGCGTGGCACTGGTCGTACTCGCCCGGCGCCAGGTCATGCCCCACAGTAACCCGATTATCAAACACGAAACACTCGCCCTGCCACTTGGTCTGCTCGGCGGGCACCTCTTCCAGGTATTTGAGGATGCCGCCCTTGAGGTGATACACCTCGTCAAAGCCCTGCTGCAGCATGTAGCTGGAGGCTTTTTCACAGCGGATGCCACCGGTACAGAACATGGCCACTTTCTTGTGTTTGGCGGGATCGAAGTGTTGCTGGATGTACTCCGGGAACTCGCGGAAGGATTTGGTCTTGGGGTCTACCGCCTGTTCGAAGGTGCCGATGGACACTTCGTAATCATTGCGGGTGTCGATCAACAGCACTTCCGGGTCGCTGATCAGGTCGTTCCAGTCCTTGGCTTCGACGTAAGTGCCCACACGCTCGTTGGGGTTTACGCCGGGTACGCCCAGGGTGACGATCTCTTTTTTCAGTTTGACCTTGGTGCGGTAGAAGGGCATCTCGTCACAGACCGAGACCTTGTAGCCCAGATCGGTCAGCCGCGCGTCGCTGCGCAGCCAGTCGAGTACCCGCGCCATGCCGGCGGGTTCACCGGCGATGGTGCCATTGATGCCTTCCTGCGCCAGCAGCAGCGTGCCCTTGACGCCATTGTCGAGCATTTGCGTGAGCAGGGGCTCGCGCAGTGCCTGATAGTCTTCCAGGGTGACGAACTTGTACAGCGCCACCACTTCGATTGTTGCCATGCCTTTTCTCCGTCAACGCCCGCGTAAAGGGCGAACAAGGCGCGCAGTCTAGCAAAATGGTCGGCGCTGCACAGCGCCTCCCGTCAGCCAGACTGCTGGCAACGCCCTAGCAGCCTAATGCCGCCGCATGATGCTGCATGTGCTCCGGCAGGAAGCTGGCGATAAAGTAATAGCTGTGGTCATAGCCCGGTTGCCGGCGCAGGGTCAGCGGGTGGTTGTGCTGATTTGCTGCGGCCTCAAGCAATTCCGGCTTGAGCTGCTCGACCAGGAAGTTGTCGTCTTCACCCTGGTCGACCAGCAGCGGCAAGCGCTCTTCGGCGCGAGCGATCAACTCGCAGGCGTCCCAGTCCTTCCAGGCTTGCCGATCCGGCCCCAGGTAATTGCCCAGCGCCTTGTGCCCCCAGGGGCAATGCAAGGGGCTGCTGATCGGCGCAAAGGCCGATACCGACTGATAGCGACCGGGGTTTTTCAATGCACAGACCAATGCGCCATGGCCGCCCATGGAGTGGCCGCTGATGCTGCGCTGGTCCGACACCGGAAAGTGCGCCTCGATCAGCGCCGGCAACTCGTCCACTACATAGTCATACATGCGGTAATGCCGTGCCCAGGGCTGCTGGGTGGCATTGACGTAAAACCCTGCGCCCAGGCCAAAGTCATAGGCGCCGTCTGCATCATCCGGCACCTTGTCGCCACGCGGGCTGGTATCCGGCGCAACCACCACCATGCCCAGCTCTGCCGCCAGGCGCTGGATGCCGGACTTCTGCATCACGTTCTCGTCGGTACAGGTCAGCCCCGACAGCCAGTACAACGCCGGCAAGGGCTTGCCCTGATCCGCCTGCGGCGGCAAATACACGGCAAATACCATATCGCAGTTCAACACCGCCGACGGATGCCGGTAGCGCTTGAGCCAGCCACCAAAACACTTGTTGGCTGACACCAGTTCCAGAGAGGTCGTCATAGTTGCTCCTGTGGTCGCGTTCAGAAATGCACCACCGAACGAATGCTCTTGCCTTCATGCATCAGCTCAAAGGCCTT
This sequence is a window from Halopseudomonas salegens. Protein-coding genes within it:
- the trhO gene encoding oxygen-dependent tRNA uridine(34) hydroxylase TrhO gives rise to the protein MATIEVVALYKFVTLEDYQALREPLLTQMLDNGVKGTLLLAQEGINGTIAGEPAGMARVLDWLRSDARLTDLGYKVSVCDEMPFYRTKVKLKKEIVTLGVPGVNPNERVGTYVEAKDWNDLISDPEVLLIDTRNDYEVSIGTFEQAVDPKTKSFREFPEYIQQHFDPAKHKKVAMFCTGGIRCEKASSYMLQQGFDEVYHLKGGILKYLEEVPAEQTKWQGECFVFDNRVTVGHDLAPGEYDQCHACRHPISAADKASEQYEEGVSCPHCYDSLPEKTRKRAEERQRQIRLARQRNQPHPIGLPQQLASPNQNPD
- a CDS encoding DUF6122 family protein; the protein is MLTTAIHLLLHALVPGLVAWFGYRSIWLKAWLIMLATMLVDLDHLLATPIFSPDRCSIGFHPLHTWPAIGIYLLMCTWRPTRLIGLGLVIHMALDLSGCWRMAGFPPF
- a CDS encoding integron integrase yields the protein MDDIPIPLPAQPARFMDRFRAHMRAKRLAYRTEKTYCLWVLDFIRFHKRRHPETMGAAEVDAWLSYLANQRHVAINTQKTALNAVVYLYRQFLERDLGELQFNKTNKGRRLPVVFSHEEAMQVIDAMNGVHQLVASLMYGSGLRVMEAVRLRVQDVDFSEQCLFIREAKGEKWRRTLLPHALLAPLRAQIDMALALHKRDLLDGYGAVYLPGALDKKYPKAATSSQWQYIFPAPNRAMDPRSQVMRRHHVGEQQVRRAMAAAMSRLDIRKKASCHTFRHSFATNLLKAGTDIRSIQELMGHTDVNTTMIYTHVVGAHARGVASPLDRS
- the fghA gene encoding S-formylglutathione hydrolase — encoded protein: MTTSLELVSANKCFGGWLKRYRHPSAVLNCDMVFAVYLPPQADQGKPLPALYWLSGLTCTDENVMQKSGIQRLAAELGMVVVAPDTSPRGDKVPDDADGAYDFGLGAGFYVNATQQPWARHYRMYDYVVDELPALIEAHFPVSDQRSISGHSMGGHGALVCALKNPGRYQSVSAFAPISSPLHCPWGHKALGNYLGPDRQAWKDWDACELIARAEERLPLLVDQGEDDNFLVEQLKPELLEAAANQHNHPLTLRRQPGYDHSYYFIASFLPEHMQHHAAALGC
- a CDS encoding DsbA family protein; this translates as MSQRLIYVMDPMCSWCWGFAPVIEQIVQAGEVPVHLVAGGLRSAREPLDTATRDALNEHWIAVADVSGQPFTSIDALPADFCYNTTPACRALVTARGLDAKKVWPLVQAMQSAFYARAEDITVTSTLVALAESAGYKAQRFAEAYDAEASLAGLASDINWVGDLGISGFPTLLAERNGQLALLANGYQPPEAVQSLLERWLAAGAKQAV